The Triticum aestivum cultivar Chinese Spring chromosome 7B, IWGSC CS RefSeq v2.1, whole genome shotgun sequence genome window below encodes:
- the LOC123159993 gene encoding ubiquitin-conjugating enzyme E2 22, with translation MASMATNENLPPTVIRQLAKELKNLDDSPPEGIKVIVNDDDFATIFADIEGPAGTPYENGIFRMKLILSRDFPQSPPKGFFTTKIFHPNIATSGEICVNTLKKDWNPSLGLRHVLLVVRCLLIEPFPESALNEQAGKLLLENYEEYARHARLYTSIHALRPKNKSKSGAISESTAALNKGQPHTVLAPISTSTGTKAFGPNSQDRNAAPSAVSGGASAAPRKDGPLAVKVPVDKKKMDARKKSLKRL, from the exons ATGGCTTCCATG GCGACCAACGAGAACCTCCCACCAACCGTCATCAGGCAATTGGCTAAAGAACTGAAGAATCTTGACGACTCACCTCCAGAAGGGATCAAAGTTATTGTTAATGACGATGACTTCGCCACTATTTTTGCTGATATTGAGGGCCCTG CTGGAACTCCATATGAGAATGGAATATTCCGGATGAAGCTAATATTATCTCGTGACTTCCCTCAGTCACCTCCAAAAG GATTTTTCACGACTAAAATTTTTCATCCAAACATTGCAACTAGCGGTGAGATATGTGTTAACACATTGAAGAAGGATTGGAATCCTAGCCTTGGATTAAGGCATGTTCTGCTG GTAGTGAGATGCCTCCTGATTGAGCCATTTCCTGAATCTGCCCTCAATGAGCAAGCTGGGAAGTTGCTGCTTGAGAACTACGAGGAGTATGCACGGCATGCAAG GCTATATACCAGTATCCATGCTCTCAGACCCAAGAATAAGTCCAAGAGTGGAGCTATCTCTGAGTCAACGGCAGCTCTGAATAAGGGCCAGCCTCATACTGTTCTTGCGCCAATATCTACCTCTACCGGCACAAAAGCATTTGGCCCGAATTCGCAGGATCGGAATGCTGCCCCTTCTGCTGTCTCAGGTGGAGCATCGGCAGCGCCCAGGAAGGACGGGCCACTGGCCGTGAAAGTCCCCGTCGATAAGAAGAAGATGGATGCGAGGAAGAAGAGTTTGAAGAGATTATAA